A window from Haloarchaeobius amylolyticus encodes these proteins:
- a CDS encoding ABC transporter substrate-binding protein, translating into MSDETNDVDRPTRRDYLRYGGAVVGGSLLAGCTGDSDSTATTDQTRAGAGTATETTAPETEATTTEDTSYTASISPVGEVTFDEVPTNVMAYSPQYADMLVALGHADSLNSLGFPESYGKGLGYFLDAFDGVSIDTGGLTKLFSNSSFDKEILYELDSDVHLMDPAWLSNFDNWSKTDTEEIRNQIGPWFANRYSREHTQPPEGWRDGYRYYTIWEITERVADVFQERERFEALKAEYETLYGHIRANLPPKNERPTVGLVAFWEGKFYPYKISGPGFGKAHTRPMGARDAFADSDRTYDENYDAAYDYEGMLEVDPDVILHNFAVTPFYDWTKITKAVSEDPIGQELSAVKNDRFYASGQSFQGPLQNLLQLEMTAKQLYPDQFGEWPRFEEGQSYPALPEDEQLFDHQRVADIVTGDL; encoded by the coding sequence ATGTCCGACGAGACGAACGACGTAGACCGACCCACGCGACGGGACTACCTCCGGTACGGTGGTGCCGTCGTCGGCGGGAGCCTGCTCGCAGGCTGTACAGGCGACAGCGACTCGACCGCGACCACCGACCAGACACGGGCCGGCGCCGGAACGGCGACCGAGACGACCGCCCCCGAGACCGAGGCGACCACGACCGAGGACACCAGCTACACCGCGTCCATCTCCCCGGTCGGCGAGGTGACGTTCGACGAGGTCCCGACGAACGTGATGGCGTACAGTCCGCAGTACGCGGACATGCTCGTGGCGCTCGGCCACGCCGACAGCCTGAACTCGCTCGGGTTCCCGGAGTCCTACGGGAAGGGCCTCGGCTACTTCCTCGACGCCTTCGACGGGGTCAGCATCGATACGGGTGGTCTGACGAAGCTCTTCAGCAACAGTTCGTTCGACAAGGAGATTCTCTACGAACTCGACAGCGACGTCCACCTGATGGACCCGGCGTGGCTCTCGAATTTCGACAACTGGTCGAAGACGGACACCGAGGAGATCCGGAACCAGATCGGCCCGTGGTTCGCCAACCGGTACAGCCGCGAACACACGCAACCGCCCGAGGGATGGCGAGACGGATACCGGTACTACACCATCTGGGAGATCACCGAACGGGTCGCAGACGTGTTCCAGGAGCGAGAGCGGTTCGAGGCGCTCAAAGCCGAGTACGAGACGCTCTACGGGCACATCCGGGCGAACCTGCCGCCGAAGAACGAGCGACCGACGGTCGGGCTCGTGGCGTTCTGGGAGGGGAAGTTCTACCCCTACAAGATAAGCGGTCCCGGGTTCGGGAAGGCGCACACCCGGCCGATGGGTGCCCGCGACGCCTTCGCGGACAGCGACCGCACCTACGACGAGAACTACGACGCGGCGTACGACTACGAGGGGATGCTGGAGGTCGACCCGGACGTCATCCTGCACAACTTCGCGGTGACGCCGTTCTACGACTGGACGAAGATCACGAAGGCGGTCTCCGAGGACCCAATCGGGCAGGAGTTGAGCGCGGTCAAGAACGACCGCTTCTACGCCTCTGGCCAGTCCTTCCAGGGCCCGCTCCAGAACCTCCTGCAGCTGGAGATGACCGCGAAGCAGCTCTACCCCGACCAGTTCGGCGAGTGGCCGCGGTTCGAGGAGGGGCAGTCCTATCCGGCCCTTCCCGAAGACGAGCAGCTGTTCGACCACCAGCGCGTCGCAGACATCGTCACCGGCGACCTCTGA
- a CDS encoding NifU family protein: MSAEGLERQTRNYLSNNVPQIQQHGGSFEIRDVDEASGRATVAIGGACSGCGIAPMTMKAIERRLPESVEGLEEVEVVRSGGPRAAVMPSKTDEMEDMDEYEDYSPPF; encoded by the coding sequence ATGAGCGCAGAAGGACTCGAACGGCAGACGCGGAACTACCTGAGCAACAACGTCCCCCAGATCCAGCAACACGGCGGCTCCTTCGAGATCCGCGACGTGGACGAGGCGTCCGGTCGCGCGACCGTCGCCATCGGCGGTGCCTGCTCCGGCTGTGGCATCGCGCCGATGACGATGAAGGCCATCGAGCGCCGGCTCCCCGAGAGCGTGGAGGGGCTCGAGGAGGTCGAGGTCGTCCGCTCGGGCGGCCCCCGCGCCGCGGTGATGCCCTCGAAGACCGACGAGATGGAGGACATGGACGAGTACGAGGACTACAGCCCGCCGTTCTGA
- a CDS encoding HEAT repeat domain-containing protein: MGDEDTRQPTTADDLVAHLEAGDHAAAVDCLARIEADEPKTRKDALRRLDSLAQDQPSQVSSVLPALAPFLTDEDRAVRLTTAKLFVSVAESVPGDVLPLVSDLGDRLSDEDEFYYVRARAAEALGYVAVEFPDEVASPELLADLRVGLAFEEETEVREKLAKSLEHVALGDPARLRHLVSRLVEHLDDESDLVRYHLTTGLVVVGCASPAALADVQDALADRLDDENPQVRGRAAEALGLLARSDAVESALPDGVPGLTDDEDGFVADRARFATGDLENSNDAGGNASPGTLESVRETTADAVEAVRTPADADECPGCGLTLPDDDVPFCPRCGAPH; this comes from the coding sequence ATGGGTGACGAGGACACACGACAACCGACGACAGCCGACGACCTCGTCGCACACCTCGAGGCAGGGGACCACGCGGCGGCCGTCGACTGTCTCGCGCGCATCGAGGCCGACGAACCGAAGACGCGCAAGGACGCCCTGCGGCGGCTCGACTCGCTCGCGCAGGACCAGCCGTCGCAGGTCTCGTCGGTCCTCCCCGCACTCGCTCCCTTCCTGACCGACGAGGACCGGGCGGTCCGATTGACGACCGCGAAACTGTTCGTCTCGGTCGCCGAGTCGGTGCCTGGCGACGTCCTCCCGCTCGTGTCCGACCTGGGTGACCGACTGAGCGACGAGGACGAGTTCTACTACGTGCGAGCACGCGCTGCCGAGGCGCTGGGCTACGTCGCCGTCGAGTTCCCCGACGAGGTCGCCTCCCCGGAGCTACTCGCCGACCTGCGCGTCGGCCTCGCGTTCGAGGAGGAGACGGAGGTCAGAGAGAAACTGGCGAAGTCGCTCGAACACGTCGCACTGGGTGACCCGGCGCGACTCCGCCATCTCGTCTCGCGACTGGTCGAACACCTCGACGACGAGAGCGACCTCGTCCGGTACCACCTGACGACCGGCCTGGTCGTCGTCGGCTGTGCCTCGCCGGCGGCACTGGCGGACGTGCAGGACGCGCTCGCCGACCGGCTCGACGACGAGAACCCACAGGTCAGGGGACGAGCCGCGGAGGCGCTCGGCCTCCTCGCACGGAGCGATGCGGTCGAGTCGGCGCTCCCCGACGGGGTCCCAGGCCTCACCGACGACGAGGACGGGTTCGTCGCAGACCGGGCGCGCTTCGCCACCGGTGACCTGGAGAACTCGAACGACGCAGGCGGGAACGCTTCGCCCGGGACGCTCGAATCGGTCCGCGAGACGACGGCCGACGCGGTCGAAGCGGTGAGGACGCCCGCCGACGCTGACGAGTGTCCGGGATGCGGGCTCACCCTTCCCGACGACGACGTCCCGTTCTGTCCGCGGTGTGGGGCGCCGCACTGA
- a CDS encoding ABC transporter substrate-binding protein: MRDAEESSTSTTRRAYLKYGSAVVGGGLLAGCLGGSGSDSTETTSGTDTAGDATDTATATEGGDGKETETGSKSYTVEMAPVGEVTFDSPPESVTHYFPDYGDMSVALGHGDSILSMGLPSRFHTSHYDELDGVSVDTDAITKLNGDSGIDKEIFYELDGDLHLIDPKWLVNNSFFGLKEADVEELEKNVAPFIGNTIFRRTDGWHDYRYYSLYEAFEKVAQVHQEEEKFAALKEFHDEFIASVQADLPSADNRPNALLTFAAGDEPEKFYPYRVSDQGTNKKQFHDLGITDALAGTGIEGLSTTDRGQIDYETMLEVDPDSILVRGHEGKSRQEFVDTVLSFMKEHSVASELTAVQNDMVFRGGPIYAGPLHNLFLTERYATLYFSDTYSGELFDRQKLSDIVTGDD, from the coding sequence ATGCGCGACGCTGAAGAGAGTTCGACGTCGACCACACGACGAGCGTATCTCAAGTACGGAAGTGCTGTCGTCGGCGGGGGTCTGCTCGCCGGCTGCCTCGGCGGGTCCGGGTCCGACTCGACCGAGACGACCAGCGGGACCGACACCGCGGGCGACGCGACCGATACCGCGACCGCGACCGAAGGCGGCGACGGGAAGGAGACCGAGACCGGCTCGAAGTCCTACACCGTGGAGATGGCGCCCGTCGGCGAGGTGACCTTCGACTCGCCGCCCGAGTCGGTCACCCACTACTTCCCCGACTACGGCGACATGTCGGTCGCTCTCGGCCACGGCGACTCCATCCTCTCGATGGGGCTCCCGTCGCGGTTCCACACCAGCCACTACGACGAACTCGACGGCGTGAGCGTCGACACGGACGCCATCACCAAGCTCAACGGTGACAGCGGCATCGACAAGGAGATCTTCTACGAGCTGGACGGCGACCTCCACCTCATCGACCCGAAGTGGCTGGTCAACAACTCCTTCTTCGGCCTGAAGGAGGCCGACGTCGAGGAACTCGAGAAGAACGTCGCCCCCTTCATCGGGAACACCATCTTCCGGCGCACCGACGGCTGGCACGACTACCGCTACTACTCGCTGTACGAGGCGTTCGAGAAGGTCGCACAGGTCCACCAGGAGGAGGAGAAGTTCGCGGCGCTCAAGGAGTTCCACGACGAGTTCATCGCGTCGGTGCAGGCCGACCTCCCGTCCGCCGACAACCGGCCGAACGCACTGTTGACCTTCGCCGCCGGCGACGAACCCGAGAAGTTCTATCCCTACCGCGTGAGCGACCAGGGCACGAACAAGAAGCAGTTCCACGACCTCGGCATCACCGACGCGCTCGCCGGCACCGGCATCGAGGGGCTCTCGACGACCGACCGCGGCCAGATCGACTACGAGACGATGCTGGAGGTCGACCCCGACTCCATCCTCGTGCGCGGGCACGAGGGCAAGAGCCGGCAGGAGTTCGTCGACACCGTGCTGTCCTTCATGAAGGAACACAGCGTCGCGTCCGAACTCACCGCGGTCCAGAACGACATGGTGTTCCGCGGCGGCCCCATCTACGCCGGCCCGCTCCACAACCTGTTCCTGACGGAACGGTACGCCACGCTGTACTTCTCGGACACCTACTCCGGGGAGCTGTTCGACCGCCAGAAGCTCTCCGACATCGTCACCGGGGACGACTGA
- a CDS encoding DUF7260 family protein, which translates to MPPRPYTHDALDRVRSEQEAVEAKLDAIDRFIARVEDCPATPASPGPVSATAGVGSVPQAGNATEDGCQVVRRAFAETIRPHSLDDVEAAESLHETIGVELSEAIATALAPATDTTFSPTLKQAVLSEARSRRAETEAMRRALDRERDRVDAACDTVESIAGWIATADETPLTALGFEGLQQRHDQLAKRRDRCQRLAEQRQSFLDGRTTNGPEAGVSHRPLLTYIYQDFPVDHPVLATVASLDDTCAECQRAVRRHMVRQV; encoded by the coding sequence ATGCCACCCAGACCGTACACCCACGACGCACTCGACAGGGTCCGGAGCGAGCAGGAGGCCGTCGAGGCGAAGCTCGACGCCATCGACCGGTTCATCGCTCGTGTCGAGGACTGCCCGGCAACCCCTGCCTCTCCCGGACCGGTGAGTGCCACGGCTGGCGTCGGAAGCGTCCCACAGGCGGGGAACGCGACGGAGGACGGGTGTCAGGTCGTCCGCCGTGCCTTCGCCGAGACGATTCGCCCCCACAGTCTGGACGACGTCGAGGCGGCGGAGTCGCTCCACGAGACCATCGGTGTCGAGCTGTCCGAGGCCATCGCCACCGCGCTCGCCCCTGCCACGGACACGACGTTCTCCCCGACGCTCAAACAGGCGGTCCTCTCCGAGGCGAGGTCCAGACGAGCCGAGACCGAGGCGATGCGCCGCGCACTCGACCGCGAGCGTGACCGGGTCGACGCCGCCTGTGACACCGTCGAATCGATAGCCGGGTGGATAGCCACGGCCGACGAGACGCCCCTCACGGCCCTCGGGTTCGAGGGGCTGCAGCAGCGGCACGACCAGCTCGCGAAACGCCGCGACCGGTGCCAGCGCCTCGCCGAGCAGCGCCAGTCGTTCCTCGATGGCAGAACGACCAACGGGCCGGAGGCCGGCGTGAGCCACCGTCCGCTCCTCACCTACATCTACCAGGACTTCCCGGTCGACCATCCGGTACTCGCCACGGTCGCCAGCCTCGACGACACCTGTGCCGAATGCCAGCGAGCTGTTCGGCGACACATGGTCCGGCAGGTCTGA
- a CDS encoding FAD-dependent oxidoreductase, with product MSTQTPQDVVVVGGGVAGLSAAVFTARHGFDTLVLDAGASILRRNAHLENVPGFPAGVNGRQFLDLLGEQADEAGATRHEAVVTRVQRADDGDGFVVETDGDDRYHTRHVVAATKNETSYLADLDGVGLIDRGKAFVDTDERGRTGVDGLYAAGRLAEKPHQVAVCAGHGAEVGVAILEDDDQPFYHDWVTPEGYFTDRGRDLPPGCEEIDTEERQRREQQSLARMRERFAEPHPAEQVTHPSLEED from the coding sequence ATGTCGACCCAGACACCACAGGACGTTGTCGTGGTCGGCGGCGGCGTGGCCGGCCTCTCGGCTGCCGTCTTCACGGCCCGCCACGGGTTCGACACGCTCGTGCTCGACGCCGGTGCGTCGATCCTCCGGCGCAACGCCCACCTGGAGAACGTCCCGGGCTTCCCCGCGGGCGTCAACGGCCGCCAGTTCCTCGACCTCCTCGGCGAACAGGCCGACGAGGCAGGGGCGACGCGTCACGAGGCGGTCGTGACGCGGGTCCAGCGAGCCGACGATGGCGACGGGTTCGTCGTCGAGACCGACGGAGACGACCGGTACCACACCCGGCACGTCGTCGCCGCGACGAAGAACGAGACCAGCTACCTCGCCGACCTCGACGGCGTCGGCCTCATCGACCGCGGGAAGGCGTTCGTCGACACGGACGAACGCGGGCGGACCGGTGTCGACGGGCTGTACGCCGCCGGTCGGCTCGCCGAGAAACCGCACCAGGTCGCCGTCTGTGCCGGCCACGGGGCCGAGGTCGGGGTCGCCATCCTCGAGGACGACGACCAGCCGTTCTACCACGACTGGGTCACGCCAGAGGGGTACTTCACCGACCGCGGGCGCGACCTCCCGCCGGGCTGTGAGGAGATCGATACCGAGGAACGACAGCGGCGTGAACAGCAGTCTCTGGCGCGGATGCGCGAGCGGTTCGCCGAGCCACACCCCGCCGAACAGGTCACGCACCCCAGTCTCGAAGAGGACTGA
- a CDS encoding ABC transporter substrate-binding protein produces MSDDDTNTTDAPTRRDYIKYGSAVVGGGLLAGCAGQSGSETESTTTGTGTATDGTSAGTDTDVDTTTADDGSYSVSMAPMGEVEFESVPQDVFTILGHHADMLLALGHSDAINAMHAPGYHESLYRKFLTHLDGVSVDWEGLYSSWPPPKEKLYDLDSDVHIADPAKVATAEGWDDGDITEIRENVGPWFGNTFSGTHKEPPAGWGDQYEYYTLWEIFGNVARVFRERERYGALSAIHDSMLQTIEAKRPPESERPSAALVLFSTSDEKAWGYKMNHPGYYAAHTRPMGVTDALGEAVGEGYGEDGRNIQLDYELLLEADPDVLLVLGPMTAYHDLGEIRTKLEEDEIASEVTAVKEGNVYAQGARRQGPILTLFQTEMTAKQLYPDQFGEWPGYVDGEPYPEIPAEEQLFDRDRVADIVNGEV; encoded by the coding sequence ATGAGCGACGACGACACCAACACGACGGACGCACCGACGCGACGTGACTACATCAAGTACGGCAGCGCAGTGGTCGGTGGTGGCCTGCTCGCCGGCTGTGCAGGTCAGTCCGGCTCCGAAACCGAGTCGACCACGACAGGGACAGGGACGGCGACAGATGGGACCTCGGCTGGAACAGACACCGACGTGGACACGACAACAGCCGACGACGGGTCCTACTCGGTCTCGATGGCCCCGATGGGGGAGGTCGAGTTCGAGTCCGTCCCCCAGGACGTGTTCACGATACTCGGCCATCACGCGGACATGTTGCTTGCGCTGGGCCACAGCGACGCCATCAACGCGATGCACGCCCCCGGGTACCACGAGTCGCTGTACCGGAAGTTCCTCACCCACCTCGACGGGGTCTCGGTCGACTGGGAGGGCCTGTACTCCTCGTGGCCGCCGCCGAAGGAGAAACTGTACGACCTCGACAGCGACGTCCACATCGCCGACCCGGCGAAGGTCGCGACCGCCGAGGGCTGGGACGACGGCGATATCACGGAAATCCGGGAGAACGTCGGTCCGTGGTTCGGGAACACCTTCAGTGGCACACACAAGGAACCGCCCGCCGGCTGGGGCGACCAGTACGAGTACTACACGCTCTGGGAGATCTTCGGCAACGTCGCGCGGGTCTTCCGTGAACGAGAGCGCTACGGGGCGCTCTCGGCCATCCACGACTCGATGCTCCAGACCATCGAGGCGAAGCGCCCGCCGGAGAGCGAGCGCCCGAGCGCGGCGCTGGTGCTGTTCTCCACGTCCGACGAGAAGGCGTGGGGATACAAGATGAACCATCCGGGCTACTACGCCGCCCACACCCGGCCGATGGGCGTCACCGACGCGCTGGGCGAGGCGGTCGGCGAGGGGTACGGCGAGGACGGTCGGAACATCCAGCTCGACTACGAACTCCTCCTGGAGGCGGACCCGGACGTGCTGCTCGTACTCGGTCCGATGACGGCGTACCACGACCTCGGCGAGATCCGGACGAAGCTCGAGGAGGACGAGATCGCCAGCGAGGTCACCGCCGTGAAGGAGGGCAACGTCTACGCCCAGGGCGCCCGTCGACAGGGGCCGATACTCACCCTGTTCCAGACCGAGATGACCGCGAAGCAGCTCTATCCCGACCAGTTCGGGGAGTGGCCGGGCTACGTCGACGGCGAGCCGTACCCGGAGATTCCAGCGGAGGAACAGCTGTTCGACCGCGACCGCGTCGCGGACATCGTCAACGGGGAGGTCTGA
- a CDS encoding ABC transporter substrate-binding protein translates to MADEQPKSDAPTRRKCLKYGSAVVTAGLLAGCSSNDTGSTETPESETATRTETATAENTETETETSDDGSYSVSMEPVGTVEFESVPETWATYCQGYADMGIALGKSDGLLSVGYKPRLHTHWYDELDGVSVDKESLQQLYQGGIDKELFYSMGADVHVIDPNWLMNNFKGWEQSDIDELTENVAPFLGNLIFRQTDQWHDDYRYYTMYEAFEKVAELFQEQERYQAFRSFHDEYVRGRVAEKLPAEGEGASIGLVYAAGDEPEKFSPYRLDTGGTSIKHLRDLHVTDAFVGTDVEGISSTNRTKIDYETLLEVDPEYLLVKGHETKTAEEFQDTVVEYLRNHDIGSNLSAVQNDRVFRGGPTYQGPIHNLFLVERTAKDLYPDRFSGELFDRDRVADIINGDF, encoded by the coding sequence ATGGCCGACGAGCAACCGAAGTCGGATGCACCGACCCGACGGAAGTGCCTGAAGTACGGGAGTGCAGTCGTCACTGCTGGGCTCCTGGCTGGCTGTAGTAGTAACGACACGGGGTCGACCGAGACGCCGGAGTCGGAAACGGCGACCAGAACCGAGACAGCGACGGCGGAGAACACCGAGACAGAGACGGAGACGAGCGACGACGGGTCATACTCGGTCTCGATGGAACCGGTCGGGACCGTCGAGTTCGAGTCCGTCCCGGAGACGTGGGCGACCTACTGCCAGGGCTACGCCGACATGGGCATCGCGCTCGGGAAGTCCGACGGCCTGTTGAGCGTCGGCTACAAGCCCCGCCTCCACACCCACTGGTACGACGAACTGGACGGTGTCTCCGTCGACAAGGAGAGCCTCCAGCAGCTCTACCAGGGCGGCATCGACAAGGAGCTGTTCTACTCGATGGGGGCCGACGTCCACGTCATCGACCCCAACTGGCTGATGAACAACTTCAAGGGGTGGGAACAGTCCGACATCGACGAGCTCACCGAGAACGTCGCCCCGTTCCTCGGGAACCTCATCTTCCGCCAGACCGACCAGTGGCACGACGACTACCGCTACTACACGATGTACGAGGCCTTCGAGAAGGTCGCCGAACTGTTCCAGGAGCAGGAACGCTACCAGGCCTTCAGGTCGTTCCACGACGAGTACGTCCGCGGTCGCGTGGCCGAGAAGCTCCCCGCCGAGGGCGAGGGCGCATCCATCGGCCTCGTCTACGCCGCCGGGGACGAACCCGAGAAGTTCTCCCCGTACCGGCTCGATACCGGCGGGACGAGCATCAAGCACCTGCGTGACCTGCACGTGACGGACGCGTTCGTGGGCACGGACGTCGAGGGGATCAGCTCGACGAACCGGACGAAGATCGACTACGAGACGCTGCTCGAGGTCGACCCCGAGTACCTGCTCGTCAAGGGCCACGAGACCAAGACCGCCGAGGAGTTCCAGGACACGGTCGTCGAGTACCTGCGGAACCACGACATCGGCAGCAACCTCAGCGCCGTCCAGAACGACCGGGTCTTCCGGGGCGGCCCGACCTACCAGGGCCCCATCCACAACCTCTTCCTGGTCGAGCGCACCGCGAAGGACCTCTACCCCGACAGGTTCTCGGGCGAACTGTTCGACCGCGACCGCGTTGCGGACATCATCAACGGAGACTTCTGA
- a CDS encoding cupin domain-containing protein: MTTIRNLKELEGAPHATVFEGAEPKTIRLTLDAGERVEPHQHPGRTVVLHVLEGGITLHLGEESFELSGGDIAHFDGDRSISPVATEASTALVILARTPEERD; the protein is encoded by the coding sequence ATGACGACGATACGGAACCTGAAAGAACTGGAGGGAGCACCGCACGCGACGGTCTTCGAGGGAGCCGAACCGAAGACTATCAGACTCACACTCGACGCAGGAGAACGGGTCGAACCCCACCAGCATCCGGGGCGGACGGTCGTCCTTCACGTCCTCGAGGGGGGTATCACGCTGCATCTCGGCGAGGAGTCGTTCGAACTGTCGGGGGGTGACATCGCTCACTTCGACGGTGACCGGTCGATCTCGCCGGTCGCGACCGAAGCGAGTACGGCACTCGTGATACTCGCCAGGACACCCGAGGAGCGCGACTGA
- a CDS encoding cupin domain-containing protein encodes MPAIDFETVRTYDEERFSAQEVFRTDRSKVVCGFFEPGQFVPVHAPASDVVISVRRGTGVVREAETEHQVGPGDAVVVEAGTARGIRAADDERLEALLVTAPPPTEAEHDPVRRGIRAGEFEPAGRPSQPSEDPE; translated from the coding sequence ATGCCAGCTATCGACTTCGAGACCGTCCGTACCTACGACGAGGAGCGTTTCTCCGCCCAGGAGGTGTTCCGTACCGACCGGTCGAAGGTCGTCTGCGGGTTCTTCGAACCCGGCCAGTTCGTCCCCGTGCACGCGCCGGCGAGTGACGTGGTCATAAGCGTCCGGCGGGGAACCGGTGTGGTCCGCGAGGCAGAGACCGAACACCAGGTCGGACCGGGCGACGCGGTCGTCGTGGAGGCCGGGACCGCCCGGGGCATCAGGGCGGCCGACGACGAGCGCCTCGAAGCCCTGCTCGTGACCGCGCCACCCCCGACCGAGGCCGAACACGACCCCGTGAGGCGGGGCATCCGGGCGGGCGAGTTCGAACCGGCCGGCCGACCATCGCAGCCATCGGAGGACCCAGAATGA